From the Ruminiclostridium josui JCM 17888 genome, one window contains:
- a CDS encoding beta-ketoacyl synthase N-terminal-like domain-containing protein: MKRIVLTGFGLVTPGTSYSEKLWYNLLNKESLFEEVELSEGVNLTIGKKPDFDISEYDIEKKKLRYLDKQVIYSLVAAIENVKVSNLEKKLSDEEASKRIGVVMGSMFAQIDFGLQQVKKVVVDSSPKISPYTGLAFYYGANVGEISVTFKTNGENCAVMSGSNTGIDAVNIAATMLKRNINDVVFAGAGENIVFDIFFKALNEKNKLSKSRYRPFDIRRDGSHISNGAGILTLETEEYALKREAEIFGEIVSFHSVNTSSCTFKLNEEIIDSMCKVITRCIEDANMTSEGIDLVLPTADASEDGDYYEMLALKRIFKGRENIVYTPKPVVGYCLSFNSIVDIFVGSMAIKHGLIPGHPERYDSGDAEFNKMLVGTETIKRDVKNVLVIHRSWLDGKISALMLRKYMQ; encoded by the coding sequence ATGAAAAGAATTGTTTTAACAGGTTTTGGATTAGTGACTCCAGGAACCAGCTATTCTGAAAAATTATGGTATAATTTACTTAATAAAGAATCTTTATTTGAAGAAGTAGAATTAAGTGAAGGCGTAAACCTAACTATCGGAAAGAAGCCCGACTTTGATATTTCAGAATATGATATTGAGAAGAAGAAGTTAAGGTATTTGGATAAACAAGTGATTTATAGCCTTGTTGCAGCGATTGAGAATGTAAAGGTAAGTAACCTTGAAAAAAAATTAAGCGACGAAGAAGCATCCAAGAGGATTGGCGTTGTAATGGGGTCGATGTTTGCACAAATAGATTTTGGTCTCCAACAGGTGAAAAAAGTTGTGGTAGATAGTTCACCTAAGATTTCACCTTATACAGGGCTTGCATTCTATTATGGTGCTAACGTAGGTGAGATATCAGTTACATTTAAGACAAATGGCGAGAATTGTGCGGTAATGTCTGGATCAAATACAGGTATTGATGCAGTAAACATTGCTGCTACTATGCTGAAAAGAAATATCAATGATGTTGTTTTTGCAGGAGCAGGAGAAAATATTGTATTTGATATTTTCTTTAAGGCACTGAATGAGAAAAATAAGTTATCCAAATCTCGCTATAGACCTTTTGATATTAGAAGAGATGGCTCGCATATATCGAACGGAGCTGGAATTTTGACTCTCGAAACTGAGGAGTATGCACTGAAGAGAGAAGCAGAAATTTTTGGAGAGATTGTTTCCTTTCACTCGGTAAACACTTCAAGCTGCACATTCAAGCTTAACGAAGAAATCATAGACAGCATGTGTAAGGTTATAACAAGATGTATTGAAGATGCAAACATGACTTCTGAGGGAATAGATCTTGTTTTGCCAACTGCTGACGCTTCGGAAGATGGAGATTACTATGAAATGTTAGCACTTAAGAGAATTTTTAAGGGTAGAGAAAATATAGTATATACTCCAAAACCAGTTGTTGGATATTGTTTGAGTTTTAACAGTATAGTTGATATATTTGTAGGTTCAATGGCTATAAAGCATGGTCTTATACCAGGTCATCCAGAAAGATATGACTCTGGTGATGCTGAGTTTAACAAAATGCTTGTAGGAACTGAAACAATAAAACGTGATGTTAAAAATGTACTTGTGATTCATAGAAGTTGGCTTGATGGAAAAATTAGTGCATTGATGCTGAGAAAGTACATGCAATAG
- a CDS encoding cytochrome c biogenesis protein/redoxin, with the protein MIGNLTGTNSVSFILVFIEGILSFFSPCVIPLIPVYMGYLAGNGKKVLEDGTIEYERKKVFLNTIFFVLGISFSFFILGMSFTALGSFFSSNKLLLTRIGGVLIILLGLFQIGIFNLSFLQRERKIKMNLPDKKMNPAIALAMGFTFSFAWTPCIGPALSSVLIMASGATSSVMGNILVFVYAIGFLVPFLLLGLFTTQVLNLLKAKQKLLKYTVKVGGVILIIMGVMIFTGWMNGVSGYLNSISNNQQNNSQVIQDKSESKNTSDTSENQATEKDGTSSGEKRVIPAFDFTLTDQYGKKHKLSDYKGKVVFLNFWATWCPPCKKEMPDIEELYNKYNLNRDEVVFLGVANPKSEEYPNNQDVKKEEIKSFLEDNKYTFPTVFDETGEIFRNYNISAFPTTFMIDKEGNVLGYVPGMMTKDIMINVINQAIQATE; encoded by the coding sequence ATGATTGGAAATTTAACAGGGACAAACAGTGTGAGTTTTATACTTGTATTTATAGAAGGAATATTATCCTTTTTTTCTCCTTGCGTAATACCACTAATCCCGGTCTACATGGGATATTTGGCAGGTAATGGGAAAAAGGTTTTAGAAGATGGTACTATTGAATATGAAAGAAAAAAAGTGTTTCTAAATACCATATTTTTTGTTTTGGGAATATCCTTCAGCTTTTTTATATTAGGTATGTCATTTACTGCTCTTGGTAGCTTTTTTAGTAGCAACAAGCTACTGCTTACCAGAATTGGTGGTGTTTTAATTATATTATTAGGATTATTTCAGATTGGAATTTTTAATCTTTCATTTTTGCAAAGAGAAAGAAAAATAAAGATGAATCTGCCTGATAAAAAGATGAATCCTGCTATAGCACTTGCTATGGGATTTACCTTTAGTTTTGCATGGACTCCCTGTATAGGACCTGCATTATCCTCTGTTCTAATTATGGCTTCCGGTGCAACATCATCAGTAATGGGCAATATACTTGTATTTGTTTATGCTATTGGTTTCTTAGTGCCTTTCCTGCTTCTAGGCTTGTTTACTACGCAAGTATTGAATTTACTAAAGGCAAAACAAAAGCTCTTAAAATACACCGTAAAAGTTGGAGGAGTTATTCTCATAATAATGGGTGTTATGATTTTTACAGGATGGATGAATGGTGTATCAGGTTATCTAAATTCAATAAGTAATAATCAACAGAATAATTCACAGGTAATACAAGATAAATCAGAATCGAAGAACACTTCGGACACATCAGAAAATCAGGCTACTGAAAAAGACGGCACATCGAGTGGGGAGAAGAGAGTGATTCCCGCTTTTGATTTTACCTTGACAGATCAATATGGCAAAAAACATAAGCTGTCTGATTACAAGGGTAAAGTCGTATTCCTTAATTTTTGGGCAACGTGGTGTCCTCCGTGTAAAAAGGAAATGCCGGATATTGAGGAACTATATAATAAATATAATCTGAACCGGGACGAAGTAGTATTTCTAGGGGTTGCTAATCCTAAAAGCGAGGAGTATCCAAACAATCAAGATGTTAAAAAAGAAGAGATAAAATCATTTTTAGAGGATAATAAATATACTTTTCCAACGGTATTTGATGAAACGGGAGAAATATTCAGAAACTACAACATATCAGCGTTTCCAACAACCTTTATGATTGATAAAGAAGGAAATGTTTTGGGCTATGTACCGGGAATGATGACGAAAGACATAATGATTAATGTAATTAATCAGGCTATACAGGCAACGGAATAA
- a CDS encoding aromatase/cyclase has translation MHYTESTIEIKADADEVYEAIKDVSRWPEIFPPCQAAKILKAEKNRIEVEMTAITKNKEFKWKSERVYDDEKKIVTFRQYEPAKPLKSMKGEWIVEKKYGKTIVRLTHTYEVKFRIFKGLISHIAKIFFIDSNSERELKGLKLYLERKNCVVQGDKIT, from the coding sequence ATGCATTATACCGAAAGTACCATAGAAATAAAAGCAGATGCTGATGAAGTTTATGAAGCAATAAAAGATGTAAGCAGATGGCCAGAAATATTTCCACCATGTCAAGCCGCTAAGATTCTTAAGGCTGAAAAGAACAGAATAGAAGTTGAAATGACTGCAATTACAAAGAACAAAGAGTTCAAATGGAAATCGGAAAGAGTTTATGATGATGAGAAGAAAATTGTAACTTTTAGGCAATATGAACCGGCAAAGCCTTTAAAAAGTATGAAAGGTGAATGGATAGTTGAGAAGAAATATGGGAAAACCATAGTCCGACTAACACATACATATGAAGTTAAATTTAGGATTTTCAAAGGTCTTATATCGCACATAGCAAAGATATTTTTTATTGACTCTAATAGTGAAAGAGAGTTAAAAGGACTTAAGCTTTATCTTGAACGAAAGAACTGTGTTGTACAAGGAGATAAGATTACATGA
- a CDS encoding cyclase family protein has protein sequence MSLKIIDLSMPIENDILSEEVAPKINYISHTKGALYLGMGLLWKGENFLKKLINAIKILIRGRTLKPADFKDNMGLSTEFVKLSTHTGTHVDSPYHYGPLGRDISEIPLEPFFNDAVVLDFSQRNSCLEISKEEIEKKLKEIGYLLKKDDIVLLRTGGEKYWGSSDYTSKYVGLSVEGLDFLLDLGVQVIGTDGFGLDQPFQWMHDNYIESKDKSYLWPVHIHGRKRPYYMIEKLGNLQSLDNPFGFKVAAFPVKVKKASAGLAIIEEN, from the coding sequence ATGTCACTAAAAATAATAGACCTCAGTATGCCAATAGAGAACGATATTCTTTCTGAGGAAGTAGCTCCTAAGATAAATTATATCAGTCATACAAAGGGGGCACTTTATTTAGGAATGGGCCTTTTATGGAAGGGGGAAAATTTCTTAAAGAAATTAATAAATGCCATAAAAATACTAATTAGAGGCAGGACGTTGAAACCAGCAGATTTTAAAGATAATATGGGGCTTTCAACTGAGTTTGTAAAGTTATCTACCCATACTGGGACTCATGTAGATTCACCTTATCATTATGGTCCTCTTGGTAGAGATATTAGTGAGATACCTTTAGAACCATTCTTTAATGATGCTGTTGTTTTGGATTTTAGTCAGAGAAATTCTTGTTTAGAAATTTCAAAAGAAGAAATAGAAAAGAAACTAAAAGAAATAGGGTACTTACTTAAAAAAGATGATATTGTGCTTTTAAGAACAGGTGGCGAAAAATACTGGGGAAGTTCGGATTATACAAGTAAGTATGTTGGCTTATCTGTAGAAGGACTGGATTTTTTATTAGATTTAGGTGTGCAGGTAATAGGAACAGATGGATTTGGATTGGATCAACCTTTTCAGTGGATGCATGATAACTACATTGAAAGTAAAGATAAAAGTTATCTGTGGCCAGTACATATACATGGAAGAAAAAGACCTTATTATATGATTGAAAAGTTAGGTAATCTACAAAGTCTAGATAATCCATTTGGATTTAAAGTCGCTGCCTTTCCGGTAAAGGTAAAAAAAGCAAGTGCTGGATTGGCTATAATTGAAGAAAATTAA
- a CDS encoding beta-ketoacyl-[acyl-carrier-protein] synthase family protein, with protein sequence MKKRRVVVTGMGVVSSLGISVENWWENLIKGDSKVDYVDRISRLGVRALGAEIKDFKFNEHFLEHDTYEKYLDRSMKYGFVAAKEAYDKSNIEAARELFESDKFGVYVGTTTGGIESAYNESAKYLGTINNSAVSPEIIYSFPPASWPSLLAHYFKADGILRSIGTSCYAGGESVGNCFRDIRDGYIDVAIAGGLDAPMVITNYLSFYIIGATSRWKGEPSSACRPFSKDRTGMVFGEGAAFFILEDLELALKRKAKIYAEVLGYAATTDGDHMVHPSEHGTRWSDAIKMALKEANVSEDMIDYVSCHGTGTLANDKAEVRAIKQALGEHSKNISIGSIKSMIGHAFGGATAIEIVQLIKSLETKIVPPTVNYAEHDSECDLDCVPNNARKLSRCNVVLKTATGFGGSNMAMVLRNWEGECD encoded by the coding sequence ATGAAAAAAAGACGTGTAGTTGTTACGGGGATGGGGGTAGTTTCCTCTCTTGGAATATCTGTTGAAAACTGGTGGGAAAACCTCATTAAAGGCGATAGCAAGGTTGACTATGTTGATAGAATAAGTCGACTTGGAGTAAGAGCATTAGGGGCAGAAATAAAGGATTTTAAATTCAATGAGCATTTCTTAGAACATGATACTTATGAAAAGTATCTAGACAGAAGTATGAAGTATGGATTTGTAGCTGCAAAGGAAGCCTATGATAAATCCAATATTGAAGCTGCAAGAGAGTTGTTTGAATCAGATAAATTTGGGGTTTATGTCGGTACAACAACTGGTGGTATTGAATCTGCTTATAATGAATCGGCAAAATATTTAGGAACAATAAACAACTCTGCAGTAAGTCCAGAAATTATCTATTCTTTTCCTCCGGCATCATGGCCGTCATTATTAGCACATTATTTTAAGGCAGATGGAATATTAAGGTCTATTGGGACAAGTTGTTATGCGGGTGGCGAGTCGGTAGGTAACTGCTTCAGAGATATAAGAGACGGATACATAGATGTAGCTATTGCGGGTGGACTCGATGCACCTATGGTTATAACAAATTATTTAAGTTTCTATATTATTGGAGCTACATCAAGATGGAAAGGAGAACCATCATCAGCATGCAGACCTTTCTCAAAAGATAGGACAGGTATGGTTTTTGGTGAAGGAGCAGCTTTCTTTATACTTGAAGACCTTGAACTGGCTTTAAAGAGAAAGGCTAAAATCTATGCGGAGGTGTTAGGCTATGCTGCAACTACTGATGGTGACCATATGGTTCATCCATCAGAACATGGTACAAGGTGGTCAGATGCTATTAAAATGGCTTTAAAAGAGGCAAATGTGTCTGAGGATATGATTGACTATGTAAGTTGTCATGGCACAGGCACACTTGCAAATGATAAGGCGGAAGTAAGGGCTATAAAACAAGCACTTGGTGAGCATTCAAAGAATATAAGCATTGGGTCAATAAAGTCCATGATTGGTCATGCATTCGGTGGAGCTACTGCAATTGAGATTGTACAACTCATAAAGAGTCTAGAGACAAAGATTGTGCCTCCAACAGTAAATTATGCTGAACATGACTCTGAATGTGACCTTGATTGCGTACCTAATAATGCTAGGAAACTTTCTAGGTGTAATGTAGTGCTTAAAACTGCTACAGGCTTTGGAGGATCTAATATGGCTATGGTACTTAGAAACTGGGAAGGGGAGTGCGATTAA
- a CDS encoding nitroreductase family protein: protein MDFLQLAEKRFSVRSFADKEIEQEKIDAILRAGQVAPTACNFQPQKILVIKSKEALEKYRKCTVCHFNAPLAILTCYDKSLCWTREYDGKTSGDIDAAIITTHMMLEAANLGIGSTWVMHFIPEAIREEFQLPDNYEPVSILAMGYPAEDAKPSPSHSNIKPLSDTVFYDEY, encoded by the coding sequence ATGGACTTTTTACAATTGGCGGAGAAACGTTTTTCTGTAAGAAGCTTTGCAGATAAGGAGATTGAACAAGAAAAGATTGATGCAATATTACGAGCCGGTCAGGTAGCTCCTACAGCTTGTAATTTTCAACCTCAGAAGATACTGGTAATTAAGAGCAAGGAGGCTTTAGAAAAATATAGAAAATGTACAGTCTGTCACTTTAATGCTCCCCTTGCTATCCTCACATGTTACGATAAGTCACTTTGCTGGACAAGAGAATATGACGGAAAAACAAGCGGAGATATCGATGCTGCAATTATCACAACTCATATGATGCTTGAAGCCGCAAATCTGGGAATCGGTTCCACATGGGTTATGCACTTTATTCCGGAGGCTATTCGTGAAGAATTTCAATTGCCGGATAATTATGAGCCTGTTAGTATTCTTGCTATGGGATATCCGGCGGAGGATGCAAAGCCATCTCCAAGTCATTCCAATATCAAGCCTCTGTCCGATACGGTTTTTTATGATGAGTATTGA
- a CDS encoding NAD-dependent epimerase/dehydratase family protein, with amino-acid sequence MYTLITGGTGFIGKRLIKKLSAEGRQIKCLVREKSDTSIIDFPDVKFVIGDVKDPVSVKLALEDVDVIYHLAARAHPSLIKPYKHYEEVNVLGTRNILDTAISSEGIKKIVLMSSIAATGPSRDGKLLNENSPLKPITNYGISKVEVEKIASEYHKKYSLPIVVIRPPMVYGIGDKDWVGFFKMIKEASVSGKSLPIPGSHENLFDFCFVDNLVEGLIGAEKSEKTIGQTYFLSDGRPYKISEILSEITKSLNTGYPKKFWPKWWTMTLSTILEGIGYVFRFDPPLARRDVKWMTSNYWVCDCTKAKKDFRYNPKISLEEGIRRTLDWAQKQGLV; translated from the coding sequence ATGTACACGCTAATAACTGGTGGTACCGGATTTATTGGAAAGCGGCTAATAAAGAAGTTATCAGCGGAAGGAAGGCAGATCAAATGCCTTGTTAGAGAAAAATCTGACACTTCAATTATAGACTTTCCAGATGTTAAGTTTGTAATCGGTGATGTTAAAGACCCTGTCTCTGTGAAACTAGCCTTGGAGGACGTAGATGTAATTTATCACCTTGCGGCTAGAGCCCATCCTAGCCTTATCAAACCTTACAAGCATTATGAAGAAGTTAATGTACTAGGAACAAGAAACATACTTGATACTGCCATTTCTAGTGAGGGAATAAAGAAGATTGTCCTTATGAGTTCTATAGCAGCGACAGGTCCGTCAAGAGATGGAAAACTTCTTAATGAAAATAGTCCATTAAAACCAATAACAAATTACGGAATCAGTAAAGTTGAAGTAGAGAAGATTGCTAGTGAATATCACAAAAAATACAGTCTTCCTATTGTTGTAATACGTCCGCCTATGGTGTATGGAATTGGGGATAAGGACTGGGTTGGCTTCTTTAAGATGATTAAAGAGGCAAGTGTATCCGGTAAGTCACTACCTATACCTGGCAGCCATGAAAATCTATTTGATTTCTGTTTCGTTGATAACCTTGTAGAAGGGTTAATCGGAGCAGAGAAGAGTGAAAAAACAATTGGACAAACATACTTTCTATCAGATGGGCGTCCATACAAGATAAGTGAGATCTTATCAGAGATTACGAAATCCTTAAATACAGGATATCCTAAGAAATTTTGGCCAAAGTGGTGGACGATGACTTTAAGTACTATCCTGGAGGGGATTGGATATGTGTTTCGATTTGATCCACCATTAGCAAGAAGAGATGTTAAATGGATGACATCAAACTATTGGGTGTGCGATTGCACCAAGGCAAAAAAAGACTTCAGGTACAACCCAAAAATCTCTTTGGAAGAGGGGATAAGAAGGACATTAGACTGGGCACAAAAGCAAGGTTTAGTATAG
- a CDS encoding methyltransferase family protein — protein sequence MENKVFLEEKVYGKKKINQFLFYFITIGEVAALAVFYYFFDRTFKYSQIVGQALILAVGVTVLGQMYGKREKYIRKFGKGVAYRKAFYRFHVTTMPCIYTSALHPIFAYSESGSIINIYVRAIIAAYFVVSAVLLHRKTIKIFGVDNLFMYYVYFPEESVKTESIIHSIIRHPVYSAMSRISIGLGILRGTPVSIILGFILPISQIFWFNIFEEKELVERFGKSYIDYKKNVWAIWVKLQSLPKFWSFLIGVSK from the coding sequence ATGGAAAATAAAGTATTTTTAGAAGAAAAAGTATATGGGAAAAAAAAGATTAACCAGTTCCTGTTCTATTTTATTACAATAGGTGAAGTTGCTGCTTTGGCAGTATTTTATTACTTTTTTGACCGTACATTTAAATATTCACAGATAGTAGGTCAAGCCCTAATACTTGCTGTAGGGGTAACAGTACTTGGTCAGATGTATGGTAAAAGAGAAAAGTATATTAGAAAATTTGGCAAAGGTGTTGCTTATAGAAAGGCTTTTTACAGGTTCCATGTAACTACTATGCCATGCATATATACATCAGCATTGCATCCTATATTTGCTTATTCAGAGTCAGGTTCGATTATAAACATATATGTGAGAGCAATAATTGCAGCATATTTCGTGGTTTCAGCTGTACTTCTCCATAGAAAAACTATTAAAATATTTGGTGTGGATAACCTCTTTATGTACTATGTTTATTTTCCAGAAGAGAGTGTAAAAACTGAGTCAATCATTCACTCCATAATAAGGCATCCTGTTTACTCTGCTATGTCAAGAATCTCTATTGGTCTCGGAATATTAAGGGGTACCCCGGTATCAATTATTCTAGGATTTATACTTCCAATATCTCAAATATTCTGGTTCAATATCTTTGAAGAGAAAGAATTAGTTGAGAGATTTGGTAAAAGCTATATAGATTATAAGAAAAACGTTTGGGCAATATGGGTTAAACTCCAGAGCTTGCCAAAATTCTGGTCATTTTTGATTGGTGTAAGTAAATAG
- a CDS encoding HlyD family secretion protein, which produces MKKKVILNLKKSMFLLITCISLVSLICGCSHINNKQKYTLSGTIEANTVDVASEVAGKIVKINKNEGDSIKKDDVLFELDSSAQSLIVQQQEAVLRMKEERINQLKENSRPDTEIKQAEADRDATKAQLDQAKLALSKFKVKANSDGVYQLRIANLGDIINAGSKVATISDPNNMEVKLFIQQKYLNKIELNDEISLQCSALSGANIKGKIIYIADRAEYTPQNIETNLAKENTVFEVRVKILDNLDKIRTGMTVETVIQ; this is translated from the coding sequence ATGAAAAAGAAAGTTATATTAAATTTAAAAAAGTCAATGTTTCTATTAATTACATGTATCAGTTTAGTTTCTCTTATTTGTGGATGCAGTCATATTAATAACAAACAGAAATATACACTAAGTGGTACAATAGAAGCTAATACGGTAGATGTTGCAAGTGAAGTTGCAGGAAAAATAGTTAAAATTAATAAAAACGAAGGAGACAGTATAAAAAAAGATGATGTTCTATTCGAACTTGATTCTTCAGCTCAGAGTTTAATAGTTCAGCAACAAGAAGCAGTACTTAGGATGAAAGAGGAAAGAATAAATCAGTTAAAGGAAAATTCAAGACCTGATACTGAAATAAAACAGGCAGAAGCTGACCGTGATGCAACAAAGGCTCAATTAGACCAAGCTAAACTAGCATTATCAAAATTTAAAGTTAAGGCTAATTCAGATGGTGTATACCAACTTAGAATTGCAAATTTAGGAGACATAATTAATGCTGGTTCAAAAGTGGCTACTATTTCAGACCCAAACAATATGGAAGTTAAACTTTTTATTCAGCAGAAGTATCTTAATAAGATAGAACTTAATGATGAGATATCTCTACAATGTAGTGCTCTTTCAGGAGCAAATATTAAAGGGAAAATTATATATATTGCAGATAGGGCAGAATACACTCCCCAAAATATAGAGACAAACTTAGCCAAAGAAAATACTGTATTTGAAGTAAGAGTAAAGATTCTGGATAATCTTGATAAAATAAGGACAGGTATGACTGTAGAAACTGTGATTCAATAG
- a CDS encoding type II toxin-antitoxin system RatA family toxin, whose protein sequence is MMHMFVNTRKIAASKDKAYELIVDSEMWPNFIKECKKVSILEKKGNSFIRYMESTVNGRFISMETYCELFPDEYKVKFRQIKSPWPIKSNSGEWYVRECKDGTLEMVLIHCIEAKYGYIGDLLVKLIIGKHFVYNHAELVLSEFKHKLESDN, encoded by the coding sequence ATGATGCATATGTTTGTAAATACACGTAAAATAGCTGCTAGTAAGGATAAGGCTTATGAGCTTATTGTGGATTCGGAAATGTGGCCAAATTTTATAAAAGAGTGTAAGAAAGTATCTATATTAGAGAAAAAAGGTAATTCATTTATAAGATACATGGAGAGTACTGTAAATGGACGCTTTATTTCAATGGAAACATATTGTGAATTGTTCCCAGATGAGTATAAGGTGAAATTTAGACAAATAAAAAGTCCATGGCCAATAAAATCAAATTCAGGGGAATGGTATGTACGTGAATGTAAAGACGGCACACTTGAGATGGTACTTATCCACTGCATTGAAGCTAAATACGGCTATATTGGAGATCTTCTTGTAAAACTTATAATAGGAAAACACTTTGTGTACAATCATGCTGAACTTGTTTTAAGTGAATTCAAACATAAACTTGAAAGTGACAATTAA
- a CDS encoding SRPBCC family protein, with product MKFNHQYFIQAPVSEVYKRLYEIEKWPDLLPHVEEIKPIVINDKEQRVIMTIRNSNGTESIETVRTFEKDKYITFNQPKPPKPLSVHNGIWVLEKLNNGTLVKSIHEIDNNTHIISRIVSLIAWNLFIKKNSLLTLRSIKLDLEYSNHSITKIIKNSCFVNHSIDINLSVNEAFETIGNPELWPILFPTAINVKVLKREPNLIEFELNEYVGKNVFPSHIHFHLDKEKKAIYYQHYPPTFPVKYMVIRWIFKDLGDNRCRFSILREYDIRIPIIGKLLAKTVAKRVIKQHVDDYHNDLRGFVKSVNVFKWAKKSNWL from the coding sequence ATGAAATTTAATCATCAATATTTTATACAAGCTCCAGTAAGTGAAGTCTATAAACGACTTTACGAAATAGAAAAGTGGCCAGATTTACTTCCTCATGTAGAAGAAATTAAGCCAATAGTTATTAATGACAAAGAGCAAAGAGTTATTATGACCATACGTAATTCAAATGGAACTGAGAGCATTGAAACTGTAAGAACCTTTGAAAAAGATAAGTACATAACTTTTAACCAACCAAAGCCTCCAAAACCGTTATCTGTACATAACGGAATATGGGTTTTAGAAAAGTTGAATAATGGAACATTAGTAAAATCAATACATGAGATTGATAATAACACTCATATAATAAGTCGCATAGTATCTTTGATTGCATGGAATCTTTTCATAAAGAAAAATAGCTTACTTACACTTAGGTCTATAAAGTTAGACCTTGAGTATTCAAATCATTCGATAACTAAAATAATTAAAAATTCATGCTTTGTTAATCATTCAATTGATATAAATCTATCAGTTAATGAAGCGTTTGAAACCATTGGCAACCCAGAACTTTGGCCAATTTTGTTTCCTACAGCAATCAATGTGAAGGTACTTAAGAGAGAACCAAACTTAATTGAATTTGAACTGAATGAATATGTAGGAAAGAATGTTTTTCCTTCTCATATACATTTTCATTTAGATAAAGAGAAAAAAGCTATTTATTATCAGCATTATCCACCTACGTTCCCAGTGAAATATATGGTGATTAGATGGATATTTAAAGACCTTGGGGATAATAGGTGCAGGTTCAGCATACTCAGGGAATATGACATAAGGATACCAATTATCGGTAAACTTCTTGCAAAAACTGTAGCAAAAAGGGTCATTAAACAGCACGTAGATGATTATCATAATGATTTACGTGGTTTTGTTAAGTCTGTAAATGTATTTAAGTGGGCAAAAAAATCTAATTGGCTATAA
- the ygiD gene encoding 4,5-DOPA dioxygenase extradiol has protein sequence MSKMPMVFVGHGSPMNAIEDNQYTRNWREIAKKIPKPESIISISAHWYTKGTRIMNEENPKTIYDMYGFPKELYEILYNSPGNPKLAEHTKSLITTPNIFDNTWGIDHGTWSVLVHMYPERDIPVFQISIDATAPPEVHFKIGKELKSLRHQGVLLFGTGNIVHNLLLIDWGRQDNGFDWAHEFDDFIQENIENKKHENVINYISLGENAKLSVPTPEHFYPILYILGATDGEDKISIFNKGYTMGSLSMTSYLFV, from the coding sequence ATGTCAAAAATGCCGATGGTGTTTGTAGGACATGGTTCACCTATGAATGCAATAGAAGATAACCAGTATACAAGGAACTGGAGAGAAATAGCAAAGAAAATTCCTAAGCCTGAGTCAATAATATCAATCTCAGCACATTGGTATACAAAAGGCACTAGGATTATGAATGAAGAGAATCCCAAAACTATATATGATATGTACGGATTTCCTAAAGAGTTATATGAGATTTTATATAATAGTCCCGGGAATCCAAAACTTGCCGAGCATACGAAAAGTCTAATAACCACTCCAAATATATTTGATAATACTTGGGGCATCGATCATGGTACTTGGTCTGTGTTGGTTCATATGTATCCCGAAAGGGATATTCCAGTATTTCAAATAAGCATAGATGCCACTGCGCCACCTGAGGTACATTTCAAAATAGGCAAGGAGCTAAAATCATTAAGACATCAAGGTGTTCTTTTATTTGGCACGGGAAATATTGTTCATAATCTGCTTTTAATTGACTGGGGAAGGCAGGACAATGGCTTTGACTGGGCCCATGAATTTGATGATTTTATTCAAGAAAATATAGAAAATAAAAAACATGAGAATGTTATTAATTATATAAGCTTAGGAGAAAATGCAAAATTATCCGTGCCTACGCCGGAACATTTTTACCCCATTTTATACATCCTTGGTGCTACTGACGGAGAGGACAAGATATCCATATTTAACAAGGGCTACACAATGGGCTCCTTGTCTATGACCAGCTACTTATTTGTTTAA